The Methylomusa anaerophila genome has a segment encoding these proteins:
- the atpB gene encoding F0F1 ATP synthase subunit A, with protein sequence MGHGHEIGSHKLAHLAGLTFHLDTLYMTWLTMAIVILLAVLATRRLSLVPGGWQNCLEIAVTALMGQIESTLGPKGQKWAPMIITLFLFLLVGNELGLIPGFTSPTNDLNTSFGLALMVLVLVHVLAIVNKGPVRYIKHYFEPFLPFVIINLIEEIAKLITLSFRLFGNIVAGEILLIILGMLVPYVVPTAWLAFSVFVGLIQAFLFTMLSMSYLANSLQDGQH encoded by the coding sequence ATGGGACATGGTCATGAGATTGGCAGTCATAAGCTGGCGCATCTTGCCGGGTTGACGTTTCATCTTGACACCTTGTACATGACCTGGCTGACTATGGCGATTGTTATTTTGCTGGCCGTGCTGGCGACTCGCCGGCTTAGTCTTGTGCCGGGCGGCTGGCAGAACTGCCTGGAAATAGCCGTTACGGCTCTTATGGGCCAGATTGAGTCTACACTGGGGCCGAAAGGCCAAAAATGGGCACCCATGATTATTACGCTGTTTCTGTTTCTGCTTGTCGGTAATGAATTAGGTTTGATACCCGGATTTACATCACCAACGAACGACCTTAACACTTCCTTTGGTTTAGCGCTGATGGTGCTGGTCCTGGTACACGTTCTGGCAATCGTGAACAAAGGGCCGGTGCGCTATATCAAACATTACTTTGAACCCTTCCTACCCTTTGTTATTATTAACCTTATTGAAGAAATTGCCAAGCTGATAACCCTGTCTTTCCGGCTATTTGGCAATATCGTTGCCGGCGAAATTCTGCTCATCATTTTGGGTATGCTGGTCCCGTATGTAGTCCCGACGGCTTGGCTGGCCTTCAGTGTATTTGTCGGCCTTATACAGGCTTTTCTATTTACCATGCTGTCCATGTCGTATCTTGCCAACTCATTGCAGGACGGTCAGCATTAA
- a CDS encoding ATP synthase subunit I, whose product MKDCTDYEDARMQTKQGYMNDFTGEIRRTVWGVLAWGLVTLLGAYLTERQRLVPGFLLGFAASIIYYTLMCFRIKRSVDLPPERAIGYMRSGWLIRLSFIVMILIISLRIPGVDFWSAVVGMFSLQIVFLLNAAIIVAAGLISRIGRTSGTEYGEYLKRKE is encoded by the coding sequence ATGAAGGATTGCACTGACTACGAGGATGCAAGAATGCAAACAAAACAAGGTTATATGAATGACTTTACCGGTGAAATAAGGCGCACCGTGTGGGGGGTGCTGGCCTGGGGACTGGTTACGCTTCTCGGCGCCTACCTGACGGAACGGCAGCGGCTTGTGCCCGGTTTTTTGTTGGGATTCGCCGCCAGTATAATTTATTACACGCTGATGTGTTTTAGAATTAAACGAAGCGTGGACCTGCCGCCGGAGCGGGCCATCGGCTATATGCGCTCCGGCTGGCTTATTCGCTTGAGTTTTATTGTCATGATACTTATCATATCCCTTCGTATTCCGGGAGTTGATTTTTGGTCAGCAGTAGTGGGAATGTTCTCACTTCAGATAGTTTTTCTGCTGAATGCCGCCATAATTGTGGCAGCAGGGCTTATTTCCAGAATCGGTAGGACAAGTGGTACCGAGTATGGTGAATATTTGAAAAGAAAGGAGTGA
- a CDS encoding nucleotidyltransferase domain-containing protein, with protein sequence MPIAKDKKDYVNKIMDEIVGSMRRIFGDDLRQVILFGSYARGEEEVYSDMDVMVLVNLRDAELCKYNNVLAEVMTDISVKYGVLPAIIDKNYEQFYHWLPVLPFYRNVKNEGIEFYAS encoded by the coding sequence ATGCCTATCGCTAAAGATAAGAAAGATTACGTAAATAAAATTATGGATGAAATAGTTGGCAGTATGCGCAGAATTTTTGGTGATGACTTACGCCAGGTAATCCTTTTTGGTTCGTATGCTCGTGGAGAAGAAGAAGTGTATTCAGATATGGATGTAATGGTGTTGGTCAATTTACGTGATGCTGAATTATGTAAATATAATAATGTTCTTGCAGAAGTAATGACCGATATTTCTGTTAAATATGGTGTTCTTCCGGCAATTATTGATAAAAATTATGAACAGTTTTATCATTGGTTGCCAGTATTGCCTTTTTACCGTAATGTAAAGAACGAAGGTATTGAATTTTATGCAAGCTGA
- a CDS encoding type II toxin-antitoxin system RelE/ParE family toxin encodes MKIEQTPNFRRAYKKLHPNQVPAVNNAIRHIADNPETGEMKRGDLAGIRVYKFKIQSQLFLLAYEIEADEKVILLMALGVHENFYRDVKN; translated from the coding sequence ATGAAAATTGAACAGACACCCAATTTTCGAAGAGCCTATAAGAAGCTTCATCCGAATCAAGTTCCGGCAGTTAACAATGCAATTCGCCATATTGCCGATAATCCAGAAACCGGCGAAATGAAACGGGGAGATTTAGCCGGAATAAGAGTTTATAAATTTAAAATTCAAAGCCAATTATTTTTACTGGCCTATGAGATCGAGGCAGATGAAAAGGTTATTTTGTTAATGGCATTAGGAGTACACGAAAATTTTTACCGGGATGTAAAAAATTAA
- a CDS encoding type II secretion system protein GspD has protein sequence MQSGLKTTRKIKTLAIRRSGVCKRSWYCCTGSFALAQGRPYSITVCFLEKRGEKMFLRQYRKTAVAALIAGLLIFTLPVAASTDAVNDGPPPAAAGAAPAGGPDSTPGQAPAANPADPPANPPDQAPAAAPQPAFDLPAPDPGLPANTGLSPLVIKLEYVKAEQVKAMLAALFPDNRVRAEIINGMLVAVGSEEDCAMVKDMLARIDVAPKQVIFEAEAIEVSRDDARKIGIDWGPVTALPGAATTDGSSFRLGLGIPNHEEYGVNVSATIRHLVETKKGRLLASPRIAALDGQTAQILIGDKLAVESTQISSGTTITTVTYVEVGIKLEVTPTIHADGTISTHIKPEVSNKTDTTSSGNPNIRTRQAETTLRVKNGETIVLGGLIQRQETQDTVKFPLLGDIPIIGQFFRSTTKEKTESELIILITPKLIE, from the coding sequence GTGCAATCAGGTCTAAAAACAACGCGAAAAATCAAAACATTGGCTATACGGCGGTCCGGTGTTTGTAAAAGGAGCTGGTACTGTTGTACTGGCTCTTTTGCTTTGGCGCAGGGCCGGCCCTATTCGATAACTGTCTGCTTCTTAGAGAAACGAGGCGAGAAAATGTTTTTGCGACAATACCGAAAAACCGCGGTTGCTGCCTTGATTGCGGGATTGCTTATTTTTACGCTGCCGGTTGCCGCTTCGACCGACGCGGTGAATGACGGACCGCCGCCGGCCGCTGCCGGTGCGGCGCCAGCCGGCGGCCCGGACAGTACGCCGGGGCAGGCGCCGGCGGCGAATCCCGCTGATCCGCCGGCCAACCCGCCGGATCAGGCTCCGGCGGCCGCGCCGCAGCCTGCCTTCGACCTGCCGGCCCCCGACCCCGGCCTGCCGGCAAATACCGGGCTGTCGCCGCTGGTCATCAAGCTGGAATACGTAAAGGCCGAGCAAGTGAAAGCGATGCTTGCCGCTTTATTTCCGGATAACCGGGTCAGGGCGGAAATTATTAACGGCATGCTGGTGGCGGTCGGCAGCGAGGAGGACTGCGCCATGGTTAAGGACATGCTGGCCAGGATTGATGTCGCGCCGAAGCAGGTTATTTTTGAAGCCGAAGCGATCGAGGTATCGCGGGACGATGCCAGAAAAATCGGCATCGACTGGGGGCCGGTCACCGCCTTGCCGGGCGCGGCGACGACCGACGGCAGTTCTTTTCGCCTCGGGCTGGGCATTCCCAACCATGAGGAATACGGCGTCAATGTTTCGGCCACGATTCGCCATCTGGTGGAAACCAAAAAAGGCCGGCTGCTGGCCAGCCCGCGGATTGCCGCTTTGGACGGACAGACGGCGCAAATTCTCATCGGCGACAAGCTGGCGGTGGAAAGTACGCAGATTTCCAGCGGCACGACCATCACCACGGTCACCTACGTGGAAGTGGGCATCAAACTGGAAGTGACGCCCACCATCCATGCGGACGGCACTATAAGCACCCATATCAAACCGGAAGTCAGCAACAAAACGGACACTACCAGCAGCGGCAACCCCAACATCCGGACCCGCCAGGCCGAAACAACGCTGCGGGTAAAAAACGGCGAAACAATCGTGCTTGGCGGTCTGATCCAGCGCCAGGAAACCCAGGATACGGTCAAATTCCCGCTATTGGGCGATATACCCATCATCGGGCAGTTCTTTCGCTCGACAACCAAGGAAAAAACTGAAAGCGAGCTGATTATCCTAATTACCCCGAAATTGATAGAGTAG
- a CDS encoding AtpZ/AtpI family protein — translation MAKGDKNSVLNAFGLVGAIGLNMAATAAVGFFGGRFADNHLNTFPWFTVIGILLGMLAGLWSTYKKIINQ, via the coding sequence GTGGCGAAAGGGGATAAAAATTCCGTGCTTAATGCTTTTGGCTTAGTGGGAGCCATTGGGCTCAACATGGCGGCAACTGCAGCGGTAGGATTTTTTGGCGGACGTTTTGCCGACAACCACCTGAACACCTTTCCCTGGTTTACGGTTATTGGCATCCTGCTAGGCATGCTGGCCGGGCTTTGGTCTACCTATAAAAAAATTATAAACCAGTAG
- a CDS encoding TonB-dependent receptor domain-containing protein, which translates to MRQHKAKQAKQSGKLKKKALAMRICCALALGFAAQPGGPAYAAEAGASVTVEADSVKETTADASGQINYGTSYTDVTIQNSGRWRPMDAITFGDPYYLPVYEIYIDKLDVKAGGIIDLTWQETPNPVFWGEQFGIGGSNFFRNLWVTDATLADGAVFRISAAPAVYNGEYSLSVTPSVNRITLGSYTSPVAGGGTIYVQLGNIIGFDPLKINSSSKTFGTSGTRFLTIYEQTSGQFRIAGQASYLDAPLNVYKVTPVIETSEAGGNEYQPEYMVFADLLDYTVDNTGLLSESAKTAGDMQLAMRNLWRLENANTLSRLDELHTPEARRREGIWTNAYGGRFTNNSSYGRSVRENYHGLQVGYDQERPGGFYGGRLYTGLFFQQTRADTGLHTGSGSSESSGFGAYAAWVGRNGRYLDLMLRGSKLHNDYYFYSNGGKIDADYHAWAFGLNARYGLHKPLTNGWFWEPHVGLAAGRIDDADYPTSNGLQVTQGKVDVLTGQVGVLAGRSLGEKGNFYARVTVNHDFAGSGSLRGSYSGGTQAIETGAARDTWCELALGANARISPSGNFNVNVLHTFGGDVKTDWQVNGGFNWRWGGFASRQKPPAQPQEAAAPAVTPAAVAGSTPASGPEPPAEGAGSNSLIAAGEAIGAGDDLALPVAGPDKQPVAVARDGAAAGQPGPTDLSPEPAATDEPSPAPAPAPAGESAPASGYALEPVVVEAPRPAWEDKLSPGTVTVIEPDKYKGEQKTLPDLLKEVPGVHVRYSAGGIGQYTTVSVRGSTASQVGVFVDGVLTNLGGDAAVDISTIPVKNVARIEVYRGYVPARFGGTYMGGVINIVTKKPEKADISASYGQRSWGGYTGSLQVDAPLGSGSLMVGINRDQSDGDFRYTNFGYQNGIATLLASYEQSVADLEGQIARGEISADNTDYIREKNYLAYLKRLSPTRYRMNNSYKNTDALLKWQDEHWQVKAGWKQIDRLMPLSLSGNTCWDKEDVPDEYSPDAPGPSYQKTNLRKRQELTAKDILVGRRDTSGNLEWGWNVNYLDQEKRYSNPDLAPGSYAMTKPLSVWSAYDSRRFGASLDGSFKAGNHLLDFLLNYSRETMDIKGWRMDDINSIANKQWKYKYRQTLFNVQLQDTITLNDAGDLWFTPSIRYNSSDILGSSREKRGGGWLKADDEQRDSKTTWQFALKKKVSNSLTLRASYGKYYRLLNLYEIAGDGAGILPRPGTDAHGNAWGSVYPQPEEGIQWDVGAAWKGRWLKADADISLTYFSRRSENLLQLQRYGINNWCYVNAAKGKASGVELQSNLTWAKWDLNLAATYVHARSSSTTGNTPAGLYTWNDYPMTYTPEWEGKLRLTYRPDSKTALFTEINYTGEQYYADSLSTLGGGSSQYMQTALTTVGLGCRYQLNKNAQLVVGVNDLFDKGPELKEIYTETDGYGLNVRKESNAAYPLQGRTYYATVQYNF; encoded by the coding sequence TTGAGACAACACAAAGCAAAACAAGCAAAGCAAAGCGGCAAGTTAAAGAAAAAAGCTTTGGCCATGCGGATCTGCTGCGCCCTGGCCCTGGGTTTCGCGGCCCAGCCCGGGGGCCCTGCCTATGCGGCTGAAGCGGGGGCCTCGGTGACGGTGGAGGCGGATAGCGTGAAAGAAACGACGGCGGATGCTTCCGGCCAAATAAATTACGGTACGTCTTATACAGACGTGACCATCCAAAATAGCGGCCGCTGGCGGCCGATGGATGCCATAACGTTTGGCGATCCGTACTATCTTCCGGTTTACGAGATTTATATCGATAAGCTTGACGTAAAGGCCGGCGGCATTATTGATTTGACCTGGCAGGAAACGCCTAATCCGGTGTTTTGGGGAGAACAGTTTGGAATAGGCGGGAGTAACTTTTTCCGTAATTTATGGGTAACGGACGCCACGCTGGCGGACGGCGCGGTTTTCCGGATCAGCGCGGCACCTGCCGTCTATAATGGGGAATACTCTCTCAGTGTCACCCCGTCAGTGAATCGTATCACTTTGGGAAGCTATACCAGCCCGGTGGCCGGCGGCGGCACAATATATGTCCAGCTTGGCAATATCATCGGTTTTGATCCGCTGAAGATCAACAGCAGTTCGAAGACTTTCGGAACAAGCGGGACGAGGTTTTTAACAATTTATGAACAAACATCCGGCCAGTTCCGGATTGCCGGCCAGGCCTCCTATCTGGACGCCCCCCTGAATGTCTACAAAGTGACGCCGGTGATCGAGACTTCGGAGGCAGGCGGCAACGAGTATCAACCCGAATATATGGTGTTTGCCGATCTGCTGGACTATACCGTCGACAACACCGGCCTTCTGTCGGAGTCGGCCAAAACCGCCGGCGACATGCAGCTGGCGATGCGCAACCTGTGGCGGCTGGAAAATGCCAACACCCTCAGCCGCCTGGACGAACTGCACACCCCCGAGGCCAGGCGCCGGGAAGGCATCTGGACCAACGCCTACGGCGGCCGGTTTACCAATAACAGCAGCTACGGCCGCAGCGTGCGGGAAAACTATCACGGCCTGCAAGTCGGCTACGATCAGGAGCGCCCCGGCGGTTTCTACGGCGGCCGGCTGTATACCGGGCTATTCTTCCAGCAGACCAGGGCCGACACCGGCCTTCATACCGGCAGCGGCAGCTCCGAGAGCAGCGGCTTCGGCGCCTATGCCGCCTGGGTGGGCCGTAACGGCCGCTATCTGGACCTCATGCTGCGGGGCTCCAAACTCCACAACGATTACTATTTTTACAGCAACGGCGGCAAAATCGACGCCGACTACCATGCCTGGGCCTTCGGCCTCAATGCCCGCTACGGCCTGCATAAACCCCTGACCAACGGCTGGTTCTGGGAACCCCACGTCGGTCTGGCCGCCGGCCGGATCGATGACGCGGATTATCCCACCAGCAACGGCTTGCAGGTGACCCAAGGCAAGGTGGACGTTCTGACCGGGCAGGTGGGCGTGCTGGCCGGCCGGTCCCTGGGCGAAAAAGGGAATTTCTACGCCAGGGTGACGGTCAACCATGATTTCGCCGGCAGCGGGTCCCTGCGGGGCAGCTATTCCGGCGGGACCCAGGCCATAGAAACCGGCGCCGCCAGGGATACCTGGTGCGAGCTGGCCCTGGGCGCCAATGCCAGGATCTCCCCCAGCGGCAATTTCAACGTGAATGTGCTCCACACCTTCGGCGGCGATGTCAAGACCGACTGGCAGGTAAACGGCGGCTTCAACTGGCGGTGGGGCGGCTTCGCTTCCCGGCAGAAACCGCCGGCTCAGCCCCAGGAGGCGGCAGCGCCGGCCGTGACGCCGGCAGCGGTTGCCGGCAGTACGCCGGCGAGCGGGCCTGAACCGCCGGCGGAGGGCGCCGGCAGCAACAGCCTGATCGCCGCCGGCGAAGCAATAGGCGCCGGCGACGACCTGGCGCTGCCGGTTGCCGGGCCGGACAAGCAGCCGGTCGCTGTCGCCCGTGACGGCGCCGCCGCCGGCCAGCCCGGCCCAACCGACCTTTCCCCCGAACCGGCTGCGACTGACGAACCCAGTCCGGCGCCGGCGCCCGCCCCTGCCGGGGAAAGCGCCCCTGCTTCCGGCTACGCCCTGGAGCCGGTGGTGGTGGAAGCGCCCCGCCCGGCGTGGGAGGACAAGCTGTCCCCCGGCACCGTGACCGTCATTGAACCGGATAAATACAAAGGCGAGCAAAAAACGCTGCCCGACCTCCTGAAGGAAGTCCCCGGCGTGCATGTGCGCTATTCCGCCGGCGGCATCGGCCAGTACACCACCGTCTCCGTGCGGGGCAGCACCGCCTCCCAGGTGGGGGTGTTCGTCGACGGCGTGCTGACCAATCTGGGGGGCGACGCGGCGGTGGACATCTCCACCATCCCGGTGAAAAACGTGGCCCGGATTGAGGTGTACCGGGGCTATGTCCCGGCCCGCTTCGGCGGCACCTACATGGGCGGCGTCATCAACATCGTCACCAAAAAGCCGGAAAAAGCCGATATTTCCGCTTCCTACGGGCAACGCTCCTGGGGCGGCTACACCGGCAGCCTGCAGGTGGATGCCCCCCTGGGCAGCGGCTCCTTAATGGTGGGAATCAACCGGGACCAAAGCGACGGGGATTTCCGCTATACGAATTTTGGTTATCAGAATGGTATTGCTACCCTACTGGCGTCTTATGAGCAATCTGTTGCAGATCTCGAAGGTCAGATTGCCCGGGGCGAGATTTCCGCCGACAACACGGATTATATTAGAGAGAAAAACTACTTGGCCTATCTCAAGCGTCTTTCGCCGACCCGCTATCGCATGAATAACAGCTATAAAAATACCGACGCGCTCCTCAAATGGCAGGATGAGCACTGGCAGGTCAAGGCCGGCTGGAAGCAAATCGACCGGCTGATGCCGCTATCACTTAGTGGCAACACATGCTGGGATAAGGAGGATGTGCCTGATGAATATTCGCCCGACGCGCCAGGTCCGTCCTACCAGAAGACTAATCTGAGGAAGAGACAGGAGCTTACCGCCAAAGATATTCTGGTCGGCCGGCGGGATACCAGCGGCAACCTGGAATGGGGCTGGAATGTCAATTATCTGGACCAGGAGAAAAGGTACAGCAATCCTGATCTTGCACCAGGCAGCTATGCCATGACGAAGCCGCTCTCCGTCTGGAGCGCTTATGACTCCCGCAGGTTCGGCGCTTCGCTGGACGGGTCCTTCAAAGCCGGCAACCATCTGCTGGACTTCCTGCTGAACTATTCCCGCGAAACAATGGATATTAAGGGATGGAGAATGGATGATATTAATTCAATAGCTAACAAGCAATGGAAATATAAATATCGCCAAACCCTCTTTAATGTCCAGCTGCAGGATACCATTACCCTGAATGATGCCGGCGACCTGTGGTTTACTCCCAGTATCCGCTACAACTCTTCCGATATATTAGGCAGTTCCCGGGAAAAAAGGGGGGGGGGATGGTTGAAGGCGGACGATGAACAGAGAGACAGCAAGACCACCTGGCAGTTCGCCCTGAAAAAGAAGGTGAGCAACAGTCTGACCTTGCGCGCTTCCTACGGCAAGTACTACCGGCTGTTGAACCTTTATGAGATTGCCGGCGACGGGGCCGGCATTCTGCCGCGCCCCGGTACTGATGCGCACGGTAACGCTTGGGGCTCCGTTTATCCGCAGCCGGAAGAGGGAATCCAGTGGGATGTGGGCGCTGCCTGGAAGGGCAGGTGGCTCAAGGCCGACGCCGATATCTCCCTGACCTATTTCAGCCGTCGGTCGGAAAATCTGCTGCAACTGCAGCGGTATGGCATTAACAACTGGTGCTATGTGAATGCGGCCAAAGGCAAAGCCAGCGGCGTGGAACTGCAGAGCAATCTGACCTGGGCCAAATGGGATCTCAATCTGGCCGCTACCTATGTACATGCCAGAAGTTCTTCCACTACCGGTAATACTCCCGCCGGCCTTTATACCTGGAATGATTACCCTATGACCTATACGCCGGAATGGGAAGGAAAGCTGCGCCTGACCTACCGTCCGGACAGCAAGACAGCCCTGTTCACGGAAATAAACTATACGGGCGAACAGTATTACGCCGATAGTTTATCTACTTTGGGTGGTGGTTCTAGTCAATATATGCAGACGGCGCTTACTACCGTAGGGTTGGGCTGCCGGTACCAACTGAACAAAAATGCCCAGTTGGTTGTCGGCGTCAACGATCTTTTTGACAAGGGACCGGAACTGAAGGAGATTTATACGGAAACCGACGGTTACGGCCTAAATGTGAGGAAGGAGTCCAACGCTGCCTATCCGCTGCAGGGACGGACTTACTACGCGACAGTGCAATATAATTTTTAG
- the atpH gene encoding ATP synthase F1 subunit delta, with the protein MLMNQLAQRYSQAIYEIASEKNMMDQVEAQLNLVQSAIAGYSDLSTLMYHPQVPAQAKKETVNKIFANELDDFVRNFLFLLIDKRREAALPAIVREYVKLANAARNILEAEVITAKALNPEQQRTLADKISKVTCKKVVLKSHVNEEILGGVIVKIGDKLIDGSVVRQLKSLQAALLAQ; encoded by the coding sequence ATGCTAATGAACCAGCTGGCGCAAAGATACTCTCAGGCCATTTATGAAATTGCTTCAGAAAAGAACATGATGGACCAGGTGGAAGCCCAGCTGAATTTGGTTCAGTCCGCTATTGCCGGGTATAGTGATTTGAGTACGCTTATGTATCATCCGCAGGTTCCTGCCCAAGCCAAAAAAGAGACAGTGAATAAAATTTTCGCTAACGAATTGGATGATTTTGTCCGCAATTTTTTATTCCTGCTCATTGATAAACGGCGGGAAGCGGCCCTTCCGGCCATTGTCCGGGAATATGTAAAACTGGCGAATGCGGCCCGGAATATTCTGGAAGCGGAAGTCATTACCGCTAAGGCGCTAAACCCTGAGCAACAACGGACTTTGGCGGATAAAATTTCTAAAGTTACCTGCAAGAAGGTTGTCTTGAAATCTCACGTCAATGAGGAAATTTTAGGCGGTGTTATTGTTAAAATTGGTGACAAGCTGATTGACGGCAGTGTGGTCCGCCAACTGAAATCCTTGCAGGCGGCACTCCTAGCGCAGTAG
- the atpE gene encoding F0F1 ATP synthase subunit C has protein sequence MEHAIIIAGSAIGAGLAIGLAAIGAGIGDGAVTAKAVEGMARQPEARGSILVNMLISVGLIEALPIIAVVIAIVLVFANPFI, from the coding sequence GTGGAACATGCTATTATTATTGCCGGTTCCGCTATCGGAGCCGGCTTAGCCATCGGTCTGGCCGCTATCGGCGCCGGTATCGGCGACGGTGCAGTAACCGCGAAAGCAGTCGAGGGTATGGCGAGACAACCGGAAGCAAGAGGAAGTATCCTTGTTAACATGCTGATTTCGGTAGGTTTGATCGAAGCGCTTCCTATTATTGCCGTAGTTATCGCCATCGTACTGGTATTTGCTAATCCGTTCATTTAA
- a CDS encoding HEPN domain-containing protein: MQADMLELSKYRMLKAKECLADAQDAFEESRLANSINRSYYAMFHATRALLAIDSFDSKKHSSILGYFNQQYIASKRVETNYYQMLANAFRVRNKTDYDDFYIVSREETLQQLNNAQTFITFMNAFIDSLIEISE, encoded by the coding sequence ATGCAAGCTGATATGTTAGAGTTGTCTAAGTATCGTATGTTAAAGGCGAAGGAATGTCTTGCGGATGCTCAGGATGCTTTTGAAGAAAGTCGGCTAGCAAACTCAATTAACCGGTCATATTATGCGATGTTTCATGCAACTAGAGCATTATTGGCTATAGATAGTTTTGATTCTAAAAAACATTCAAGTATTTTAGGCTATTTTAATCAGCAGTATATTGCTAGTAAAAGGGTTGAAACGAATTATTACCAGATGCTGGCCAATGCTTTCAGGGTAAGGAATAAGACTGATTATGATGATTTTTATATTGTTAGCAGGGAAGAGACTTTGCAACAATTAAACAATGCTCAAACTTTTATCACATTCATGAATGCTTTCATTGATAGTTTGATAGAAATTAGTGAATAG
- a CDS encoding TA system antitoxin ParD family protein — translation MATRSIRIDEELCKHAEKIGNAEHRSMPMQIEYWAKIGHLVLENPDLPVEFIQEILKAKSLRDEKEPFAFRDEN, via the coding sequence ATGGCTACCAGATCAATAAGAATAGACGAAGAACTGTGTAAACACGCAGAAAAAATAGGAAATGCCGAACATAGATCAATGCCAATGCAAATTGAATATTGGGCAAAAATTGGCCATCTTGTTTTAGAAAATCCTGATTTACCCGTTGAGTTTATACAAGAAATATTAAAGGCGAAATCATTAAGGGATGAAAAGGAGCCCTTCGCGTTCAGAGATGAAAATTGA
- the atpF gene encoding F0F1 ATP synthase subunit B translates to MIDLNATLFAQIINFLILVLILSKVAYKPLMKVLADRQAKIQASLDTAEQERLAAEKLRQEYVAQMADARKEAQTILEKATKLAEQAKEDILKEAREESTRLLKATQEEIAVERERFLHEIKGEVVSLAITAAAKVVAQNLDEQANAKLVTNFIDSLDEKKIGGLPC, encoded by the coding sequence TTGATTGATTTGAATGCGACGCTATTTGCGCAAATTATAAATTTTCTTATTTTAGTGTTAATTTTGAGCAAGGTCGCTTATAAACCGCTGATGAAGGTATTAGCCGACCGGCAGGCTAAGATTCAGGCAAGCCTGGATACTGCCGAACAGGAACGGCTGGCTGCCGAGAAGCTGAGACAGGAATATGTGGCCCAAATGGCTGATGCCCGTAAAGAGGCTCAGACCATTCTGGAAAAAGCAACAAAACTGGCGGAACAGGCCAAGGAAGATATTCTTAAAGAAGCACGGGAAGAGAGTACCCGGCTTTTGAAAGCCACCCAAGAGGAGATCGCAGTGGAGCGGGAACGGTTCTTGCACGAGATTAAAGGTGAGGTTGTGAGCCTCGCTATCACGGCAGCCGCCAAGGTGGTTGCCCAAAATCTTGACGAGCAGGCTAACGCCAAGCTGGTGACCAATTTTATCGATAGCCTGGATGAAAAGAAAATAGGTGGTCTGCCATGCTAA